GTAGGGTCATCCTCATGGCGACGCTTAGACAAGTTACATCTagctagtactccctctgtaaagaaatataagagtgtttggatcactactttagtgatctaaacgtgTTTATATTTCTTTAGGGGGAATATTTTGTTATTAACGATCAACCGCACACACATGCGAACTGGGCTAGATTAATTGCTCGTCCTTTTTCCCCCGACAGCTCGAGCCTTTCGATGATCAGGTGAACTGAGCACAAGCGATGATTATACGTCGTCCATATTTCTCCGGATACAGTTGGGTATTCTCTTTTGCCCATGTATAATGTACCAATGCCAAGCACACCAAGCACATGCGGGGTCGACGCAGGCTCTCCATTCAGACGTACGGTACGCGGCGACCGATGGAGGGAGGGGTGGCAGCTCCACAAGCGATCCATGCGAGATAGATTTTGGTCTCCGGTTTGTGTCGTCAGCAAAGGGCACGCACGCACTCACGCACGGGGAGGAGTGACACGACGGCTTTTCGGCGACGGCGACCCTTGAATAGCTTTCGCATTCCCGCACCGGCTCCGTCCCTATACACTTGAGTGCATGCACTGcaactgcatgcatgcatgtacaTGTCCGACAAGATCGCCCCCTGCGATATCGCGGTCTCGCTGTTTCGAGAGGAGGTAATGCATGCGTGCGTACGTCCGTCGTCGGCGAAAACGGTCAACACTGTGCGTGCACGCATGGGTGGTGAGTGGTGACTGTCAACGTCGGTCCGTCCGCCGCAGGCTCCTCCCCTCCTCTCCCTCCATTGAAGCGCCTTCAGTCAgggcctctcctctctctctatatatatgtGCATATATAGCTGGTGTCAGTGACAAGTACAGTCATCCCGTGTACTCCCACGTACCTGCGGAATGTACGTGCGTGACGCCATCACCaccacgagagagagagagagagatagagagagagactGGCTGTGAGCTTGGACTAGACACAGTGCTCGTACTCGTAGCACCGCGAGTACATGCACGCGTGCGAGTCTGCGAAGTGGAGAAAGTCTCTCCCTCTCGTACGACGCCATCATCACAGTACAGGTCACAAGGCATAGTAGTAGCATTACCCCAGATCCACATGTTGCATGCACGGACAGCTAGCCTACGCACACGCTAGCCAAATACTCTATTTGGCAGCACATCTTCACTCTCATAGGACTCGAAAGGTGAAGTGGTCGACGAGTTGAATTGGGTGTCTCGTCtgccctcccctcccctccaccTCCAGTCCAGAGGTCGGGACAAAGCTAGAGTGGCGAGAGAGTGATGATCCATGCCAAGCCTTAAGTTGCATGTGGTACGTATATGCGTGCGTGCATGGCCCTGCAGGactctcctcctcctcaaccACTCTACTGACCGTGAGTGATCGGTGACAACGACGGGTGACCACTGCTGGGACCCTACCCTGCCCTAGCCCCTCAACGAGAGATGGCCGGCCCCTTTTCTTGTGGTTAACTTGATGCGGTTTTCAACTTTTTTAAGAATGGAAGCCAGTCTCTGTCGTCGCTCTAACTCTTCTGTTGTCCTTGTCTTCAACTTGAAGCGAGCTGATGGCGCGCTGACGGTCAGTGAGAGGGCCTGCTCTCGTCCTAGTTATCGCATAGCAAACCCTGCCCCTGTCCGCTTCGCTTCTCTGCCTGTCGGCATGCGGACATGTCCACCCCCCACTGCTCGGGGCTAAATTTCGTGTTTGGACCCTTTTTATGGTAGTTAATCGAGATCCGACCCTAGTTTGTAAAAATTTCGGCATCTAATCCTTTTGCTACCGCGAGGGTCCATGGCGGTAGGGTATAACATCCTACCGCCAAGGCCCTTCCCAAGTATGAAACACATTGCATGCTCGCACCTACCGCCGGGCACTTTGACGGTAGGGTTGTACATACTACCGCCAGCCTGTTTGACGGTATGGTTATTTCCTACCGCCAAAGCCTCTGGCGATAGGCTGTTACACCCTACTGCTATAGACCCTGGCGATAGCAAAAGGGTCAGATCCCGAAATTTTTACGATCTCGATTAACTATCACAAAAGGGTCAAAACATGAAATTTTGCCACTCCTCGGGCGGTTCCTTCCACGCACCGCAACCGAACCAAAAACATTTGTTTGGACAAACAGCCAGCCTCCCCGCTCAGTTACCGAGACCAGGAGCTTCCGTTTCCTGAGGGTTTTCAGAATCAAGGCCCAAACCAGCTTAACAGAAAGTCACTTCAGATTGCTCAAGATTTCTGACGCTCCGCAAGCATCATAGCACTGCAGCACAAATAGTGCTGAGGGCAGCTTGTTTCTTTTTAGCAATCCGAAAGCCAGCAACATTCTCATAAGAGGAAGCCTACAGCAATGTTGAAGTATAGCAAAGAAATCTTTTCCCAAATGATTTCACCCACCACACATTCAAACAATAGACTTCAGGTTTACGCATGTTTCTCTTCGTTAGGTTATCCCTAGTCGCTAACTTGTTGTGTGCAGCCAGGCCAAAACTGACCAGCGCACTTCGGATTTTTCGACTCCCAGGCACCGTTTGCAACGCAACGGTCCTCGTAATTCTCACGCTGCAGGCAGCCATCTGCCAGACATATTGTATACGCAAACACTCTTCTAACAAACAGTCTCTGAAGAACTATTAAGTTACAGTCGAAAGATTGTCTACTGTACAATTAATacaagtatataagtatataatCCATGTCATGGCCCCAACCCAAGCCAACCTATCTGCACCGCAAGCCACTCAGCTGGCCCACCCATATCCCGACCACGATCGTGGATTTTACAACACAAATTCTTCTACAGGTTACATCCAAGTAAGTAAAGCCTCTCACATGCTAGGATTTGAATAAACGAATCGCCACCATAAATAGAATGAATCATCTTGAGGAGAATGATGGCGCGCACCATTGACAGTTGAGACAGAACTCAACGGGTCCGCTGCCCGGCCATGTATGCTTGCTTGCAGAAGCTGGGTATATCAAAGGGCCGGCGCGCTTGATTGCCAGCGCTTGCGCAACAGCAGCGCCTCTACTCGAATTGGGAGATTTGGGCAAGAAACGTAACTCCACTCGGTGCGAGGATGAGACCCAGTTGAATCTTTTTGGGTCAATTCATCAACACTCTATCCGCAATCTTCTCATCTCCGACTGAAGAGTTGGGCTGGATGTCAGCGTGCGGTATGCTAGCATCCTTATATCTTCCCGAGAGCAATCCCTCGAGATCCGAACAAGTTCCCAGAGCGCGCCTTCACTCACGATATCCTTGGCATTTACCTCTGCAGAAGGCCAGATTGACACCACAAACATAAGTACATGCAATTACTGTTTACAAGTTTATTTGAGTTGTGTGAGAGAGAAAGAGTAGTAACCATGTTGCGCCAAATGGCACAGTGCAAGCTCGATGTGCCGCCTAATTGGGGCAGCCTCATTATTTGCGTTTTTTACGATCCAAGGAAGTGCCCCATCATCGACCAATAATGATCTCCCCACCTTGTTTCCTGATGGAATAGAAATATGCATATCTTAGTACATAAAAGATCGATCTCAAAAGAAAAATTACGTGGGACTGCAATGTATCAAGGGTCTAGCTAATATGTGTCTCCACATAATGCAGGGATATCGTACAAAGTTTGAATGAACTTGAAAATTCATGTCTCTGCTGTTAATCCATTACCTTGAGTAGCTGCTCTAGATTCACATTTTGCAAAGTTTGCAATGCCACGAGCAATTTGAGCAAGGACATCAGGGTGGCCACACTTAACCATTCCCAGCAATGCTTTGATTCCACCTTCTCCTCTTAGACGAGTTTGCAGTTTGTCTGGTTAAAGAAAAATAAGAAGTTTAGGATACAGCCACATGGATAGAAATGATGTATCTATTGTCCAAGTAATCATCGAATTATTTGTAGATCATGTAGGCTCCTACATCAGCCTTTAGGTAATCTACTGTTTCTTAGGAAAGTAATCTACTTCTTCGAGAAAAGCAATCTACCATTCAATTCCTGACCTCAAAAACTCCTGCTTACTGAACAAAACCTAGAtctcatcccccccccccccccccttcccgcACTACAGAACCTAGAGCTACATTCAGGTAAGCTTAGTGCAGATAATGAATTCTAGTCAGCACTAACATCACAGTACTGTGTCTAAAATTTTGCATATCTTTCGGCACGTTAAATTCATATAAGATAATAGAGCGCTTGCTTAAGCAAACCAGCAGAACATGGTTACCATTGCCACACAGGTTGGCGATAGCTCCAGCCACCATTCTTAGAGTTTGTGGGTCCTCCGCATCAGATGCTGTCATTGACAACAAGGTTACACCACCTTGAGCCATTATAAGATCTTGATTCGTTTCTGCATATGTAGATTATCACAATCAGATAAGAAGACATTTTCTACCACAGAGAAAAAAATCACTATCTAATAATGTACTTCTCTTCATGAATTATAAAACCAAAATACTGCTGGGTTACTAACCATTCATTGCAAGATTAGCAATTGCTCCTGCCGCTACTCTGCGTATGGTCTCATCCTCAGAGCTCCTAAGCAGCATTAGGAGGGAAGTGAGGCCACCTGCTTCTACAATCTTTTCTTGATTTGCCTCTGAAGTAGGGAAGGTCAAATATAGTTACTTCACAATTATGTGAAATTAGTGCATAATCATATGATGTTCAGGGCAAAGTTGAGCAAATAAATGCAACTATTTGCAAGTTGTGTCCATAGAGTGAGAATCGACATGAGCTAGCAAGCATCATATGTCGCACTAAAAATACATATTCCCATTAAACAGTGATGTTTAGTGCGAGGGTTAAATTGAAGTAGAAACTGAAAAGCCATGCTACAACATCCTAATATCTAACCAGGAGGTAATTCAGAGATCAGTAACATGCTTATAgataagtactccctctgtaaactaatataagagcgtttagatcactgctttagtgatctaaacactcttatatttctttacggagggagtactactcactCCGTTcaaaaataagtgtctcaacttttgtacaactttgtactaaagttttactagagttgagacacttattttgggacggagggagtatataattTCATCATGCATAACAAACAGCTCTACATATACCCACATGTAGCAACATGCAGCAAATGGTGATGCCTAAAAATCAACTTCAAATATATGATGACTGGAAAACATACCCATACAACAAATGCAACACTGGCACGTAAAACAATATGTAGCAGCTTTATATCTAACTAAAACAATGTGAAGCTTATACCTTCAGCCGCCAGATTCGCGACAACTTTTACGGCATGAACACGAACATCAGGTTCTTCCGACTCAAGCAATGACAATATCTTCTGTAACCCAACTGAAACAGATAGGGGGGAAACTTTCATCAAAAGATCAATCACACTCTAGAGATGTCAATCAGTTCAAATGACAGTTATAGTAAAGACTAAAGATAGGGACAAAACGCTGTAGTAGTTTCATCATGGTTTAAATCAATATTCTCATTGTTGCCTTTGATTTCGCAAGCTGTATTAATTCACAAGATCATACAGTATTGTTTTATCATTATCGTCACTATACATGATGCATGTGTAAGTATACTCCAAAATATTTCCTCAACATGTGTCACATCTGATTGCTCTGCTATGGTGTCTCTGCCATGATATGTAAGTTTGTAAGGAAGCACAGAACACAATTATAAGGACTAGGTATCATTTGTTTTCAGAAAACAAGTTATTTTGCACCACTTTTATAACCAGGGAAATAACTGGTAGAGTAATACTTTTAAGCTAATCATTCGGTTTTACAGTTTGGAGATGCTTTAAAGAACAAGAGGGTCAAATAAGCAGAATTTGGAAGGCAATCATGAGCGAGTCAGGTGTAGAACCAAAATCAGTGGCAGAAAAAAAAAACTCGACTAATTGAAATtttcaacattgcaggcaagatTTCATTCTCGAGAAACAGCAAATAAGTAATAAATACCTTGCTCAAAGAGTTTCGCGACTGGCGCCTTAGGTCCATTGCTCTGCTCTCTAGGCTGCGAATTCCGAGAGTGAGACATCAAAGAATCTAAACCAGGAAATATTTTTCCTGGTCCATCTCCTGTGTCAAGGCTCATTCTTGTCTGATTGAAACGAAAGAAAAGGCACATTATGGACCTTAGGGTAGCACTATAGTACTCATTAGAAGTAAAAAAGGGAAACAAGTTCCAACAAATTGTAGATGGTTGGATGCATTGAATAAAGACAGTATATTCCACATAATAGGGAAGGCTACAAGTCAAGTAATATTATGAGTTTGCTTCAAGTAAAATTGGTTAGCCAAAGAACTTAATAATGCTTTTACAAGGTGAAACATTCAAAAAGAATAATAATTGCGTTGTTGACAGGGAATCACCAAATAAATACAAAACATAGATACACAACTTACTAAATTGAAAATAATAATTTCACATCATTCAGAAACGTTATTAATAACATAAAAACTAGCATCAGCAGTAAGTCCTACCTCATCAGCATCCAGACTTAACTGCATTAACTGACTTTTCAAAACAGCTATTTCTTCTTCGAGTTTGTCTTTTTGGCTAGCTTCAGTATCCAACATTCTCCGGAGTCTCACTACTTCAGCGGTAGCTGTGGCCTATAACACAAAAATATGGTTAGCAGCGACGCTGAGGAATGAGTTTATTTCAAAAACAATATATCTTTTCCAGTGGATACTTGATGCTTAAGGTCATCTTTCTAGCAATATATATTGACAGTACCTCCATCTTTTTCCAGTGTGATAATTGATTCTTAAGGTCATTGGACTCATCTTCAGCAGATTGGCGTAACATTTTCTCATTCTGCAGTAAGTCCTGCACGTCACCATTTGATGTAGACTCCTCTTTAATCTACATTTGAAAAATTGCATGGGTAATCATTTTCAGATTTTACAATACAAGATGTGGCACTTCATCATAACTGACGTCTTAAAAGATTAACCCATAACTGACCAAATAACCAATAAGTAAAGCTGATCTAATCATGATAAGATGTACCTGTTTCTTAGGTGACTGTTGGTGTACTTTCCACTTCTCTTCTAGTATCTTTATAGAGTCCAAGTATTCTTGATGATACTTCATTTTCTCATTCTGCAATAAGAAACCACACAGCTAAAATGAATACCAAATGAAGTGTCAATCAAGCATGCTAGAGCCAACGTAATAATTTAGGAAGCTTTAAGATCCAGCCATTTATACCGAATAAAAAAGAGTTTCCGAAATAAACATAGGATTATTTGCGTTAATATTATGGTACTTATTCTTGATCAAACTCGCCTTTAGAGGGACTCTAGAGAGCCAACAGAGATGCTTCAGAAGAGTTAAATGATGGTAGAGGTGAGAAAATTGAGGAGCCCAGACATGGAGAAGGTATCAACTAAAAAACTATCCAGGCAATTTAAGATTCAAGTTAGTTTATGGTGGAGATCTAGAACCAAGTTTACACCTATGGAATTCAGCAAATTAAGACTACTGATGTCCCAGATCTTATATTTATTCTCTAACTAAAGGTAAAAACATATAAGAAAAAATAGTGCCCTCATGGAGTTCAACGCACACAAAACAGAAGTAAAAGAACATTATGATGGAAGCAAACCTCTAGAGAAACTTTGCATTCCTTTTCTGCCTCAGCAACACGGTATTGCGCTTCTGCTGTTATTCGTTCAATTTCATCATCAAAATATTTACGTTGCCTTTCATTTTCTGCGATTAACTTGTCCAATTCAATATCAAGTCTCCTACACAAACTTTTGTAGTCAAATTCTTCCTTTAATTTCACCATGTTCTGAACCTTCATTGCCTAGAATGAAACATGAAAGTAACTGTTATTCCATAAACGAAGCAAATCAGAAACAAAGCAAATCAGAATAGTTTTCCTACACTTCCATGGTATCATGAGATGGCCAGTTGGTCaagaaaagagaaaataaaacCATTAAATATATCTTAGTGCGAGATCATACTCTTTGTCCAAACATTATTGTACTCGTAGTCTCCCCCCTATGTCTTGGAGATGGACCAATCGTCACAACCAATGATGTTCTTGCAGTGCCTATGAAATCCAACAACAGAAGCACCTCTGTGAGAACAAATTACTGCGATAGCCTACAGGCAACAAGGCGCACAAAGGCAAGCTTTGCAATAAGATGGCTGATGACCTAGCTATGTCAAATCATTTTCGCTTTTGACCAAACCAAGGGAATTTACCTCCAAATGAATCTTTAAGCAACCTAGTAAGCTTGGAATCACGAACAGGTACATGTGCGCTGCTTTCAGCAAGTGCATTGATGCATTTTCCTAGTGAACTTAGGGACAAGTTAATAGACTTCGCCTCTTCTAATGTATGACCCTCGCTTCCTGCACAACATCAATTTTCAGCTCTACAGGGTTGCAGTTTACAGTAAAAACAATTATCTCAAGACGAAGATAAAAATTATGGGAAGGCATGACATTTTTAAGAAAAAATGTGCCAAATTTTATCGATGAGAATGCACTTACCAGATTTGTCTATTCGCTCGGATCCTGCCAGGTCTACAACTACAAGCTTGCTTTTCCTGACAATAGGTGGTCGTAGAGAGTCCATCATTGAAGATGAATGCCCATTTTCAGCAGACATGCTAACATTCATTTCACTTCTACCTTTTACAGCCCTTCTGACATTTACCTTCACCAAAGATAATCACAGAAGCTCAAAAAAATAACCACAGTAGTCGTAATCATGTGCTAATAGGCAGCAAGATCAAAGAACATAAAGATTACCATGAGAATTGCATGACTACGAGATGACTCTGTATTCAACTTTGTGTTTGCAGCAACACGATGAGCTTCACCAATCCTTAAAAGGTCCATAAAACTCTTCTGGTCTCTAACTTCAACTACAGTGGCCCCAGGCAACGAAACATCCCCTGTTCTTGGGTCTTCTACAATGGCTATGTTATCATTTACAGGATCAAGGAGATCTTGTATCATTTCCATATACAACTGCAACAACAACCCAATACAGAGTTACGGTCAGAGAACTGTATAAAGTTAGAGTGCACAAATCCAAAACGAAGGTACAAGATAAAATCACACAGAAGCCAAGCATCACAAACCTGTAGATAAGATAGTGATACTGTATCAGTCTCAGGGGTTATATCAGCAAGAATATCCTCCATTGCGCGGACCATGATTCCTCGTGCAGCAGTATCTTCATCACCAAGCCTTCCAAGTGTAAAAGTCTTGCCAGTACCAGTCTGCCCATATGCCATAACTGTACCATTATATCCCTCCAAAACGCTCTGCAGAACACGGACATCGTTGACATTGGTAAGAAAGTAACACATAGCAGGAGTATTGGTAAGAACAAACAAATGGCAGGAGTAAAACTGAAGGCCATGACACAATAAGAAAGTTCCAAGAGTTCAACTCCAGGTTTCATTTATCATgtcagctactccctccgttcactattataagatgttttgcatatttcaatatggactacatacggactgaaaagagtgaacaaacacactaaaatgcgtctatatacatccgattCAGAAAAAAGTTAGAACATGAACATATTATAatagtgaacagagggagtacttggcTAAAGTTTCAGATTTCATTACATGATATATCAACACCCACGCCAAAAGTCATTTTAAGTTCTGCTAAGAATATCTATCCACAAAATATAGGTTAAAAGCAACAAGCTTGCAACATGCAAATGTATATTGTTTCTTAGAGATTTCACTACGAGCACAAGCTACTGTGATTACTGATGTATAAATGTTCGAAGTTCACATACCTCCACAACTGGTTTAGCAACAACTTCATACACTCTCTTCTGTGAAGAAAACTCTGTAAGCACTTCATCGAATTCAAATGTGTCGGACTCCCAATTGTTTTTACGAAGCTTTAGTCTTTTGA
This sequence is a window from Aegilops tauschii subsp. strangulata cultivar AL8/78 chromosome 7, Aet v6.0, whole genome shotgun sequence. Protein-coding genes within it:
- the LOC109735038 gene encoding kinesin-like protein KIN-UB, with product MASGARNGGGGLGSRTTAKMDRQQGSTATPKAPAGKPRLSAAGGGAYRRTSSGPLPAAGAGGGRNSSESGVSSRVRVAVRLRPRNAEEQAADADFADCVELQPELKRLKLRKNNWESDTFEFDEVLTEFSSQKRVYEVVAKPVVESVLEGYNGTVMAYGQTGTGKTFTLGRLGDEDTAARGIMVRAMEDILADITPETDTVSLSYLQLYMEMIQDLLDPVNDNIAIVEDPRTGDVSLPGATVVEVRDQKSFMDLLRIGEAHRVAANTKLNTESSRSHAILMVNVRRAVKGRSEMNVSMSAENGHSSSMMDSLRPPIVRKSKLVVVDLAGSERIDKSGSEGHTLEEAKSINLSLSSLGKCINALAESSAHVPVRDSKLTRLLKDSFGGTARTSLVVTIGPSPRHRGETTSTIMFGQRAMKVQNMVKLKEEFDYKSLCRRLDIELDKLIAENERQRKYFDDEIERITAEAQYRVAEAEKECKVSLENEKMKYHQEYLDSIKILEEKWKVHQQSPKKQIKEESTSNGDVQDLLQNEKMLRQSAEDESNDLKNQLSHWKKMEATATAEVVRLRRMLDTEASQKDKLEEEIAVLKSQLMQLSLDADETRMSLDTGDGPGKIFPGLDSLMSHSRNSQPREQSNGPKAPVAKLFEQVGLQKILSLLESEEPDVRVHAVKVVANLAAEEANQEKIVEAGGLTSLLMLLRSSEDETIRRVAAGAIANLAMNETNQDLIMAQGGVTLLSMTASDAEDPQTLRMVAGAIANLCGNDKLQTRLRGEGGIKALLGMVKCGHPDVLAQIARGIANFAKCESRAATQGNKVGRSLLVDDGALPWIVKNANNEAAPIRRHIELALCHLAQHEVNAKDIVSEGALWELVRISRDCSREDIRMLAYRTLTSSPTLQSEMRRLRIEC